A region of the Meleagris gallopavo isolate NT-WF06-2002-E0010 breed Aviagen turkey brand Nicholas breeding stock unplaced genomic scaffold, Turkey_5.1 ChrUn_random_7180001950362, whole genome shotgun sequence genome:
GGGGACCCACCCCGCTGGCTaacagctgcaacgagccctgtgtcaggcagtgccaggactcccaggtcgTCATCCAGCCTCCCGCCGTGCTGGTCACCCTGCcgggacccatcctcagctccttcccccagaacaccgccgtcggatcctcctCATCCGCTGCCGTGG
Encoded here:
- the LOC109365003 gene encoding feather keratin 1-like, producing PTPLANSCNEPCVRQCQDSQVVIQPPAVLVTLPGPILSSFPQNTAVGSSSSAAVGSALNAQGVAISSGGFGFGGLGCFNGGRARYPC